A stretch of the Porites lutea chromosome 12, jaPorLute2.1, whole genome shotgun sequence genome encodes the following:
- the LOC140921418 gene encoding ER membrane protein complex subunit 1-like, translating into MAAANCCMCFILFLLNWTLCLGLYQDQVGLFDWRLSYLGKVKFSFFDVSTHSSKRLYVGTESNVIAALNSRTGSIIWRQVLEEKEGKLETLLYRDNTLVSSSSSGKFIRSWDASNGALLWESMGKTTSSPGKERSNSPFSGWNGQHVALVDVKGNELVVSLSHNILKGFTLQDGSERWALDLSDQSAEYFSFQHANGLLHLVGVQNDINVIIQKVDVESGKVKGEKTIGAPWVSNGASCVFVKKLNLVCAETFSNSVHVISLFDESAPVKTISLASLGLGVDELSNTKPTLESLGSYSNSWDGRSEFLLKLAKSHHLILHLNTDHSLTLVTKFSDPTILSASVLGSKAVLVSITSIADSSNVELQCFDLDTRKIIPDMTQKVVLADHGEPENAVVYLFSKKENELGYRVLLATTDHAVSLIQFPGRIMWSREEALADITAVDVVELPFSPSQQNFETLQEEFGVHPNDDVLSMFIRRIRAQVKQFQVLIKQFQAFLKAQQEHGIFAESAEDTEEQLTRDQFNLRKMILIVTSSGKLFGLDSADGSIIWKYFLPDLAPFTQNNKQYSLLYTQRTVAHFPLTAQCVVLGKSRSAEGSLLHVFNPITGKPIGPGHPKGNQLSYRVIQSMLLPHTDAKHTKLLLLLDSSLNVHVFPRTAEAKEIVSKAASSIFFFLADKENGDIRGYMLLSDAGKSGFHVREMWNVNIPRSSQTISSIATKNPLEHVHSQGKVLGDRRVLYKYLNPNLVAVATEVTPDTKPGISIYLVDAVTGLVIFHTRHKNAKGPFHMVHSENWLVYCLYNTKSRRYELTVLELYDGYTERNSSALSSFEPPPMPLVLQQSYIFPTTIRTASVTITERGITHKNLLFGLQTGYILSLPKNYLDPRRKFVSTAEDREEGLHPYIPELMLNPLAFINYNQTVANIDGIYTAGSGLESTCLVFAHGLDLYWTRVTPSKMFDVLKDDFDYWFILGTLGILVLVTIVSQRLASIKMLRQAWQ; encoded by the exons atggcggctgcaAATTGCTGCATGTGCTTTATTCTTTTCCTGCTAAACTGGACACTATGCTTAGGACTCTATCAAGATCAAGTTGGACTCTTCGATTGGCGTCTTAGCTATCTAGGGAAAGtgaaattttcgttttttgatGTTTCCACACACAGTAGCAAGCGACTGTATGTCGGCACAGAATCTAACGTGATTGCAGCTCTAAATTCTAGAACCGGGAGTATTATTTGGCGTCAAGTGTTGGAAGAGAAAGAAGGAAAGCTAGAAACGCTCCTTTATCGCGATAACACACTGGTAAGCTCATCAAGTTCGGGGAAATTTATCCGATCTTGGGATGCAAGTAATGGAGCTCTTTTGTGGGAGTCGATGGGTAAAACAACTTCTTCGCCTGGCAAAGAAAGAAGTAATTCGCCTTTTAGCGGATGGAACGGGCAACATGTTGCTCTGGTCGATGTCAAAGGCAATGAGCTTGTGGTTTCATTATCTCATAACATTCTGAAAGGGTTTACACTTCAAGATGGCTCAGAAAGGTGGGCTTTAGACCTCAGTGATCAATCCGCGGAGTACTTCAGTTTTCAACATGCAAATGGACTATTACATCTTGTAGGAGTACAAAATGACATTAACGTCATTATTCAGAAGGTAGATGTAGAGAGTGGAAaagttaaaggagaaaaaaccaTAGGAGCTCCATGGGTCAGCAATGGCGCAAGCTGTGTTTTTGTAAAGAAGTTGAATCTGGTTTGTGCAGAGACGTTCAGTAACAGTGTTCATGTGATTTCCCTCTTTGATGAGTCAGCTCCAGTAAAAACTATATCTCTGGCATCGTTAGGGTTGGGGGTTGATGAGCTCTCTAATACCAAACCCACATTAGAATCGCTAGGCTCCTATTCAAACTCCTGGGATGGCCGTTCAGAGTTTCTTTTAAAGCTGGCAAAAAGTCATCATCTTATCTTGCACTTGAACACTGATCACAGCCTAACACTGGTAACAAAATTTTCCGATCCGACCATACTGAGTGCATCTGTACTTGGCAGCAAGGCTGTTTTAGTATCTATAACATCAATTGCTGATTCATCAAATGTAGAGCTTCAATGTTTTGACTTAGACACCAGGAAAATTATCCCAGACATGACACAAAAAGTTGTCCTAGCAGATCATGGAGAACCAGAAAATGCAGTTGTGTATTTATTCAGTAAGAAAGAGAATGAGCTTGGTTACAGAGTCTTATTAGCTACAACAGATCATGCTGTGTCCCTGATTCAATTTCCAGGACGGATTATGTGGTCACGGGAAGAAGCATTAGCAGACATAACAGCTGTAGATGTAGTTGAGCTGCCATTTTCACCTTCACAGCAAAATTTTGAAACCCTTCAGGAAGAATTTGGGGTTCATCCCAATG ATGATGTTCTGTCCATGTTCATTCGCCGCATCCGTGCCCAGGTAAAACAGTTCCAAGTTCTCATCAAGCAATTTCAAGCCTTCCTCAAGGCCCAACAAGAGCATGGCATCTTTGCCGAGTCAGCAGAAGATACAGAAGAACAACTGACCAGAGACCAGTTTAATTTGCGAAAAATGATTTTGATCGTTACATCATCTGGAAAACTCTTTGGTCTGGATTCTGCAGATGGAAGCATAATATGGAAATATTTTCTTCCTGATCTTGCTCCTTTTACTCAGAACAACAAGCAGTACTCATTACTTTATACTCAGCGAACTGTCGCTCACTTTCCATTGACAGCTCAGTGTGTTGTACTGGGAAAATCACGTTCAGCTGAAGGATCGTTATTGCATGTCTTCAACCCGATAACCGGAAAACCCATTGGACCTGGCCATCCAAAAGGAAATCAGTTGTCGTACAGAGTGATACAGTCCATGCTTTTACCCCATACGG ATGCCAAGCACACAAAGCTGCTTCTTCTTCTTGATTCATCCCTGAATGTTCACGTGTTTCCTCGCACGGCTGAAGCGAAAGAAATTGTATCCAAGGCAGCatcatcaattttctttttcctggcCGATAAAGAGAACGGTGACATAAGAGGCTACATGCTATTGTCTGATGCTGGGAAAAGTGGATTTCATGTCAGAGAGATGTGGAATGTGAACATTCCTCGCTCATCACAGACCATCAGTAGTATAG CAACTAAGAACCCACTGGAACATGTACATTCACAAGGAAAAGTTCTTGGAGATAGAAGAGTTCTTTATAAATACCTGAACCCAAACCTGGTAGCTGTAGCAACTGAAGTAACCCCTGATACAAAACCTGGCATATCAATCTACCTCGTGGATGCAGTGacag GGTTGGTCATATTCCATACACGTCATAAGAATGCCAAAGGACCTTTTCACATGGTGCACTCTGAGAACTGGCTTGTTTACTGTTTGTACAACACCAAGTCTCGTCGATATGAACTCACGGTTTTAGAACTGTATGATGGTTATACAGAAAGAAATAG CTCTGCCTTGTCATCATTTGAACCTCCACCCATGCCTTTAGTCTTACAACAGTCCTACATCTTTCCCACGACTATCCGTACTGCGTCAGTCACCATAACAGAAAGAGGCATTACCCACAAGAACCTGCTGTTCGGTTTACAAACTGGTTACATTCTCAGTCTGCCTAAAAACTACCTGGACCCACGCAGAAAATTTGTGTCGACAGCAGAAGACCGTGAAGAAGGACTCCATCCATATATTCCAGAACTGATGCTAAATCCCTTGGCATTCATTAACTACAACCAAACTG TTGCCAACATTGATGGTATCTACACTGCGGGATCAGGCCTGGAATCAACATGTCTAGTATTTGCGCATGGGTTGGATCTTTACTGGACCAGGGTCACACCATCTAAGATGTTTGACGTACTCAAAGACGAT